A genomic region of Thermodesulfobium narugense DSM 14796 contains the following coding sequences:
- a CDS encoding glycosyltransferase family protein, giving the protein MIKILGVVSDHTGCPYYRMKLPSKFVERYFSKSVEFNITDEMNESLMREHDFIVIQKTPYPERLEEFRYIKKLRKKLMLEFDDFYHDVPPFNPSRDYWLNRYKYYKKRPLDFFEDMLKEVDKVIVSTKFLRDFYEKFNKNIVVNPNNLDPDIFLKVNPARQRGVDRINICWFGSSSHVGDFDIVGGVLKEVALKYENVFIHIGGDLQTFLNLKVDETKKIYHHWLPFDVYPFQYSDFQIAVAPILDLPFNRARSPLKYYEYGCSNLAGVYDRLDPYELEVENGKCGILAKGENEWFDAICKLVEDEELRYSIAKNAREDVLKNHIWSEEKAKFYLTQVIGIDEEDIYHPKEVFPKADYSLKKDEIFSIFYFFYPVDEALIENEIKILEEFTKDFNAELNILRMPEKIQNVYSFIEKNIKGEHFAIVTPIFLPYESDFDVFSKLIKELEENDLDIISPTLVDMTGKILSCGIAFKEMDALKGPVAPGYFLAESSLSFPDERTQVMSALPFKFLVGKRSFIDKVKNVETAIYENNEYAFIESLLKARDILWAGVSKRCKVTYAFSERISEQLHAYRIGLERDDQRKLFSRVEILPDFYIHTKWYAPKQWDTRIYKYGLTNKDRVLEMSSFERGNKILSPYFSSDIEPDFLSVCVLKEEESNLESFYKTLRWQQFPLFQAIEFTDSKSLLNRIIPMKEKYFIITNIDVRFHPWFMSYVYGVAKEHSPQLITLDYILDNEPICTPILSVEFLESYNYVGKTFVVEKDLLIDVLEERISDMPDLDSLLEEFLESDSQERENEITKKLEGILPDFYYDILLRISEKNPKTFRIPMHLIRTSVSGDFGAEKVALENHLKRIGFEFEKIEENDGCFRNYPKATTDSIEVFVVGENVDEDVLNCISKDFKVTRVSNFRQLFSAAKRSNSENMLVVKSSLRSINKDAILGLNSFLSKKGVGITSLKALYSQNNLVIGIGIVISKNRLFYAMNLSNSNEEGLTKRGTFASNFISPVREIFAIKRPLFLELGPISDTPFSQLELSLKALEMGKRTVILPYFTATFEEPITSNKFEYSKTKVSLAGRELSRILTRYKEFIVNDADLYFNPMLNFSFNDFEY; this is encoded by the coding sequence ATGATTAAGATTCTTGGCGTTGTAAGCGATCATACGGGTTGTCCTTACTATAGGATGAAGCTTCCCTCAAAATTTGTCGAGAGATATTTTTCTAAATCTGTAGAGTTTAATATAACTGACGAGATGAATGAAAGCTTGATGAGAGAACATGACTTTATTGTAATTCAGAAGACTCCATATCCTGAGAGATTAGAAGAATTTAGATATATAAAAAAACTTAGAAAGAAACTGATGTTAGAGTTTGATGACTTTTATCACGATGTCCCCCCATTTAACCCATCAAGGGACTACTGGCTCAACAGGTACAAGTATTACAAGAAAAGACCGCTTGATTTTTTTGAAGATATGCTGAAAGAAGTGGACAAGGTAATTGTTTCTACTAAATTCTTAAGAGATTTTTACGAGAAATTCAATAAAAATATTGTAGTAAATCCAAACAACTTAGATCCAGATATCTTTTTGAAGGTCAATCCTGCAAGGCAAAGAGGGGTAGATAGGATAAATATATGCTGGTTTGGTTCATCTTCTCATGTAGGTGACTTCGATATAGTAGGAGGGGTTTTGAAGGAAGTTGCGCTAAAATATGAGAACGTCTTTATTCATATTGGAGGCGATCTACAAACCTTTTTGAACCTAAAAGTTGACGAAACAAAGAAAATATACCATCACTGGCTTCCATTTGACGTCTATCCTTTTCAGTATTCAGATTTCCAAATTGCTGTTGCCCCAATATTGGACCTTCCTTTCAATAGGGCAAGGTCTCCTTTGAAATACTATGAATATGGATGTTCTAACCTTGCAGGGGTGTACGACAGACTTGATCCATATGAACTGGAAGTTGAAAATGGAAAGTGCGGCATTCTGGCAAAGGGAGAGAATGAGTGGTTTGATGCAATTTGCAAATTAGTTGAAGATGAAGAATTAAGATATTCTATTGCTAAGAATGCCAGAGAAGACGTTTTGAAAAATCACATATGGTCTGAAGAGAAGGCGAAATTTTATCTCACACAGGTTATTGGCATAGATGAAGAAGATATTTATCATCCAAAAGAAGTTTTTCCGAAGGCTGATTACTCCTTGAAAAAAGATGAAATTTTTAGCATCTTTTACTTTTTTTACCCCGTAGACGAAGCCTTGATTGAAAACGAAATAAAGATTCTTGAAGAGTTTACAAAGGATTTTAATGCAGAGTTAAACATATTAAGAATGCCAGAAAAGATTCAGAACGTCTATTCATTTATCGAAAAAAATATAAAAGGAGAACACTTTGCTATAGTTACTCCAATCTTTTTGCCGTATGAATCTGATTTTGACGTCTTTAGTAAACTTATTAAAGAGTTAGAAGAAAACGATTTAGATATAATCTCTCCTACTCTGGTAGATATGACCGGAAAAATTTTGTCCTGTGGAATAGCATTTAAAGAAATGGATGCCTTAAAAGGACCGGTCGCGCCAGGATATTTTCTTGCTGAGTCTTCTTTGTCATTTCCTGATGAAAGGACTCAGGTGATGAGTGCTCTTCCATTTAAATTTCTTGTAGGTAAAAGAAGCTTTATTGATAAGGTTAAAAATGTAGAGACTGCAATTTATGAAAACAACGAGTATGCATTTATAGAAAGCCTTCTTAAAGCAAGGGATATTCTTTGGGCTGGCGTTTCAAAGAGGTGTAAAGTAACCTATGCCTTTTCTGAGAGGATCTCAGAGCAACTTCATGCTTATAGGATAGGATTGGAAAGAGACGATCAGAGAAAGCTTTTTTCAAGAGTCGAGATACTGCCTGATTTTTACATTCACACGAAGTGGTATGCTCCAAAGCAATGGGATACAAGAATTTACAAATACGGCCTGACAAATAAGGACAGAGTTTTAGAGATGAGTAGCTTTGAAAGAGGCAACAAAATATTGTCGCCGTATTTTAGTAGTGATATAGAACCAGATTTTTTAAGCGTTTGTGTTTTGAAAGAAGAAGAGTCTAATCTTGAAAGTTTTTATAAAACATTACGCTGGCAGCAGTTTCCTTTATTCCAAGCTATAGAATTTACAGATTCAAAAAGCCTTTTAAATAGAATAATTCCTATGAAGGAAAAATATTTTATTATTACAAACATAGATGTCAGGTTTCACCCCTGGTTTATGTCCTACGTTTACGGTGTTGCAAAGGAGCACTCACCCCAGTTAATAACGCTGGATTATATTTTGGATAATGAGCCGATTTGTACGCCTATTCTTTCAGTAGAATTTTTAGAAAGCTACAACTATGTGGGGAAAACTTTTGTCGTCGAAAAGGATCTCTTAATAGACGTTTTGGAAGAAAGAATTTCTGATATGCCAGATTTAGACTCTTTACTTGAAGAGTTTTTGGAATCTGATTCTCAAGAAAGAGAAAACGAGATAACAAAAAAGCTTGAAGGAATATTGCCAGATTTTTATTACGATATATTGCTTAGAATTTCCGAAAAAAATCCAAAGACTTTTAGAATTCCAATGCATCTAATAAGAACTTCAGTGTCAGGGGATTTTGGTGCCGAAAAGGTAGCATTAGAAAATCATTTAAAAAGAATAGGGTTTGAATTTGAAAAAATAGAAGAAAATGACGGCTGTTTTAGAAATTACCCAAAGGCCACTACAGATTCTATTGAAGTGTTTGTCGTGGGAGAAAACGTTGATGAAGATGTACTAAATTGTATTTCCAAGGACTTTAAAGTAACAAGAGTTTCAAATTTCAGACAGCTTTTCAGCGCAGCAAAAAGGTCAAATTCTGAAAACATGTTGGTCGTAAAAAGCAGTTTAAGAAGTATTAACAAAGATGCTATACTCGGGCTTAACTCCTTTCTTTCGAAAAAGGGTGTTGGTATTACCTCTTTAAAAGCGCTCTATAGCCAGAACAATTTGGTAATAGGTATAGGCATAGTAATTTCTAAAAATAGATTATTTTATGCAATGAACCTCTCAAATTCAAATGAAGAGGGACTTACAAAGAGAGGTACTTTTGCAAGCAACTTTATCTCTCCGGTGAGAGAGATATTTGCCATAAAGAGGCCTTTATTTTTAGAATTAGGTCCAATTTCAGATACGCCCTTTTCTCAACTTGAACTTTCGCTAAAAGCGCTTGAGATGGGGAAAAGAACCGTAATTCTTCCTTATTTTACGGCTACTTTTGAAGAGCCTATTACGTCTAATAAATTTGAGTATTCTAAGACAAAAGTATCTTTAGCAGGTAGAGAGCTTTCAAGAATTCTTACAAGGTATAAAGAATTTATTGTTAACGATGCTGATCTGTACTTTAATCCAATGCTTAACTTTTCATTTAACGACTTTGAGTATTAA
- a CDS encoding glycosyltransferase family 2 protein, producing the protein MKESLVTVAMPAYNHEKYVQDAIKSVVDQTYENIEFIVINDCSQDSTHSKISEMIKLCKDRFVRFEYINSDKNNGITKTLNKCLKWAKGKYFSLLASDDIFFPDKIELLVHELERLPENYAIVFGDATYINKQGEVMKVRKGSIETENVIVALASTRKDFNYLNEDEFGTYKTLFSGYLPTASWLARTECIREVGGFNEECFVEDMPLWIALSKKYRFKFFNKSVAGYRLHFQNTSSSFHNKMLVNLFRFLEGEREYCIQNNLYDFWKRMMIFWSKDILKKENMPFEQKKYVIDILRNLKLERKI; encoded by the coding sequence ATGAAAGAATCTCTTGTTACTGTTGCAATGCCTGCATACAATCACGAAAAATATGTACAGGATGCAATAAAAAGCGTTGTAGATCAAACTTATGAAAATATAGAATTTATAGTTATTAACGATTGTTCCCAAGACAGTACTCACAGCAAGATATCAGAGATGATTAAATTATGTAAAGATAGATTTGTGAGATTTGAGTACATTAACTCAGATAAAAACAACGGCATAACAAAAACTCTAAATAAGTGTCTAAAGTGGGCCAAAGGCAAGTATTTTTCGCTTCTTGCTTCAGATGATATATTTTTTCCGGACAAGATTGAACTATTAGTTCACGAACTTGAGAGATTGCCAGAAAACTATGCAATTGTATTTGGCGATGCGACTTATATAAACAAGCAAGGTGAGGTAATGAAAGTTAGAAAGGGTTCAATTGAAACAGAAAATGTTATAGTTGCACTTGCCTCAACTAGAAAAGATTTTAATTACCTAAACGAAGATGAATTTGGCACGTATAAAACTCTTTTTTCGGGTTATTTACCTACTGCATCTTGGCTTGCTAGAACTGAGTGTATCCGTGAAGTTGGTGGATTTAATGAAGAATGTTTTGTAGAAGATATGCCTCTTTGGATAGCGCTTTCAAAAAAATATAGATTTAAATTTTTTAATAAATCGGTTGCAGGGTATAGATTGCATTTTCAAAACACATCTTCTTCATTTCACAACAAAATGCTTGTTAATTTATTTCGATTTTTGGAAGGTGAGAGAGAATATTGTATTCAGAATAATTTATATGATTTTTGGAAAAGGATGATGATTTTCTGGTCAAAAGACATTTTAAAAAAGGAAAACATGCCCTTTGAACAAAAAAAATATGTAATTGATATATTAAGAAATTTAAAACTTGAAAGGAAAATATAA
- a CDS encoding D-glycero-alpha-D-manno-heptose-1,7-bisphosphate 7-phosphatase, which translates to MLKNPKGIVFLDRDGTINERIIDGYVTRVSLFKFIKYSKKAIKLLNDESFITVLITNQRGIAKGLMTEEDLQKIHNFMQNSLQKSKAKIDKIFYCPHDIIENCECRKPKTGMIVKALFELEKEGVNINVPKYFIGDTESDMQTAKNAKIIGLKIGKEGSEFKNLYQAVKYLLKISISN; encoded by the coding sequence ATTTTAAAAAACCCTAAGGGCATAGTCTTTCTTGACAGAGACGGCACTATAAACGAAAGAATTATAGACGGATACGTTACAAGAGTTAGCTTATTTAAATTTATCAAATATTCGAAAAAGGCAATAAAATTGCTTAATGATGAATCCTTTATAACAGTCTTGATCACAAACCAAAGAGGCATAGCAAAGGGTTTAATGACAGAAGAAGACCTCCAAAAGATCCACAACTTTATGCAAAATTCACTTCAAAAATCTAAAGCTAAAATAGACAAGATATTCTATTGTCCGCACGACATTATAGAAAACTGTGAATGCAGAAAACCAAAAACTGGCATGATAGTAAAAGCGCTTTTTGAATTAGAAAAGGAGGGAGTTAACATTAATGTACCAAAATACTTCATAGGAGATACTGAAAGTGACATGCAAACAGCAAAAAATGCTAAAATAATAGGACTAAAAATTGGAAAAGAAGGCAGCGAGTTTAAAAATCTATATCAAGCAGTAAAATACCTCTTAAAAATTTCCATTTCAAATTAA
- a CDS encoding peptidogalycan biosysnthesis protein — protein sequence MLNQLEPSELIDLFVKFPPYDFKARKNEKGIILFETLFDILTTAEDFLAKRLRAFENLPILKGFFKPPATFVGTTVSEYLVLPELDKNQFIDSIFDGWNTEYLIVKDIPKNSPLLSEEENAYSDNLVKLLEKRGFVILTGQALAYRFIDFTSIDEYLMKFSQKRRYDFRRKLKKRSQLRLEIEDSGNFDNKRVVEYYSMYESVYNKSYVHFDKLTLDFFSELLKSKTLGAKIFSYYIKDTNELIGYKICFQGKDYLIDKYAGFKYPEALDFSVYFISWFDNLEYCINNKFKKFIIGWTNPEVKAYLGADFNFTLHAVYPRNPLIRRSLKYLSRFFESDKNELERFLRKK from the coding sequence ATGTTAAATCAACTTGAGCCATCTGAACTCATTGATCTTTTTGTAAAGTTTCCTCCATATGATTTTAAGGCGAGAAAAAATGAGAAAGGAATTATATTGTTTGAGACTCTTTTTGATATTTTAACTACAGCTGAGGATTTTCTTGCTAAAAGATTAAGAGCTTTTGAAAATCTTCCAATATTAAAGGGTTTTTTTAAGCCACCTGCGACTTTTGTAGGTACTACTGTATCTGAATATCTTGTTTTGCCAGAGTTAGATAAGAATCAATTTATTGATTCTATATTTGATGGTTGGAATACTGAATACCTTATTGTAAAGGACATTCCAAAGAACTCGCCACTCCTTTCAGAGGAAGAGAATGCCTACTCTGACAATCTGGTAAAGCTTCTTGAGAAAAGAGGTTTTGTAATACTTACAGGTCAGGCTCTTGCATATAGGTTTATTGATTTTACTAGTATTGACGAATATTTGATGAAATTTTCCCAGAAGAGAAGGTATGACTTTAGGAGAAAGTTAAAGAAAAGGTCTCAACTAAGGCTTGAAATTGAGGATTCTGGGAATTTTGATAATAAGAGGGTAGTAGAGTATTATTCGATGTACGAGAGCGTTTACAACAAAAGTTATGTTCATTTTGACAAATTAACCCTTGACTTTTTTAGTGAGTTGTTAAAGAGTAAAACTCTTGGTGCAAAAATATTTTCGTACTATATAAAAGATACCAATGAGCTTATTGGATACAAGATATGCTTTCAGGGTAAGGATTACCTAATAGACAAGTATGCAGGGTTCAAGTATCCTGAAGCGCTGGACTTTAGCGTTTATTTTATCAGCTGGTTTGATAACTTGGAGTATTGTATTAATAACAAGTTCAAAAAGTTTATAATAGGCTGGACCAATCCAGAAGTAAAGGCTTATCTGGGAGCTGATTTTAATTTTACGCTTCATGCTGTATATCCAAGAAATCCCTTAATCAGAAGGTCTTTAAAGTATTTGTCCAGATTTTTTGAGTCTGATAAAAACGAATTGGAAAGATTTCTAAGAAAAAAGTAA
- a CDS encoding flagellin N-terminal helical domain-containing protein, producing the protein MALYINTNVSAMQANYNLSQTSNAMSSSLEKLSTGLRINSAADDPAGLTISNTLQAQIKGLGQAIQNSNDGINMIQTAAGALTEVTNLIQSMRTLAVSASNTAVNDVASRQADQYQINSAISSLKNIAATTAFGNVKLLNGNFGYNTQITTPNDITSMGVAASATNVPYIGNISMQIKQQATQAYMTGAFSTGTYASGTGGTVTFSINTLDSAGNIINTQAITATIGSADTSAQALQDIANAINQFSGTTNVFAATSSAGYVDLGSVTYGSQFKFSVSPVTLSSGVSGLGGAVGTAGLTATAGQDLQVYVNIGSGAASAGDLLTAKYIAGNSSGTSGQFVLADTASTNKFNGFYANLAVTQSGSGTGISGTVAVASAASGELSATFATTANPNWTTAQGVLNTGTGVNVGVLAKNSATFQIGANAGQLVSMVINNLTPDALGFSAGLGESVSQINVQTLSGAQNAIQVLDAANTEISVIASSLGAFQTNTLQSNVNSLSIAQINLSASNAAIQDTNMAAEMTNFTRLQILMKSGIAMLSQANQIPSALLTLLQ; encoded by the coding sequence ATGGCTCTTTACATTAACACGAACGTGTCTGCTATGCAGGCAAACTACAATCTGTCTCAGACAAGTAACGCAATGAGTTCAAGTCTTGAGAAGTTGTCTACTGGTCTTAGGATTAACAGTGCTGCAGATGACCCGGCAGGACTTACAATTTCAAACACCCTTCAGGCACAGATCAAAGGCTTAGGTCAGGCAATCCAAAACTCAAATGACGGCATAAACATGATTCAGACTGCTGCAGGTGCTCTTACTGAGGTTACAAACCTTATTCAATCCATGAGAACTCTTGCTGTTAGCGCATCAAACACTGCTGTAAACGATGTAGCTTCAAGACAAGCCGATCAATACCAGATTAACTCTGCAATTTCCTCTTTGAAAAACATTGCAGCTACTACAGCATTTGGCAACGTAAAGCTCCTAAACGGTAACTTTGGCTACAATACTCAGATTACTACGCCAAATGACATAACAAGTATGGGAGTAGCAGCAAGTGCTACAAATGTTCCTTATATCGGTAACATTTCAATGCAAATTAAACAGCAGGCTACTCAGGCATATATGACAGGTGCTTTTAGTACTGGTACTTATGCTTCTGGAACCGGAGGGACAGTTACCTTTTCAATCAATACACTTGATTCTGCAGGAAATATTATAAATACGCAGGCTATTACAGCAACTATCGGCAGTGCTGATACAAGTGCTCAAGCTCTACAAGATATTGCAAATGCAATTAACCAGTTTAGTGGAACTACAAACGTATTTGCTGCTACTAGTTCGGCTGGATATGTAGACCTTGGATCAGTAACTTATGGCAGTCAATTTAAGTTTTCTGTTTCCCCTGTTACGCTAAGTAGCGGTGTATCTGGTCTTGGCGGTGCTGTAGGAACTGCAGGATTGACTGCAACAGCAGGTCAGGATCTACAGGTATATGTCAATATAGGTTCGGGTGCTGCATCAGCAGGAGATTTACTTACTGCCAAATATATTGCAGGAAATAGCAGCGGAACTTCAGGCCAATTTGTACTAGCAGATACCGCATCTACGAACAAGTTCAATGGTTTTTATGCAAATCTTGCAGTTACCCAATCCGGTTCAGGAACTGGTATAAGTGGTACAGTCGCAGTTGCCAGTGCTGCAAGTGGTGAATTATCTGCTACTTTTGCGACTACTGCCAATCCGAACTGGACTACTGCGCAAGGTGTACTTAATACGGGAACGGGTGTTAACGTAGGCGTTCTCGCGAAAAACAGCGCTACCTTCCAGATAGGTGCAAATGCAGGACAGCTTGTTAGCATGGTAATCAACAACCTTACTCCAGATGCACTTGGATTTAGCGCTGGTCTTGGAGAAAGTGTTTCTCAAATAAACGTCCAGACACTCTCTGGCGCACAAAATGCGATACAGGTTTTGGATGCTGCAAACACAGAGATCTCAGTTATTGCATCCAGCCTTGGTGCCTTCCAGACAAACACCCTTCAGTCAAATGTCAACTCGCTTTCTATAGCACAAATTAACCTCTCTGCATCTAATGCTGCAATTCAGGATACCAACATGGCTGCTGAGATGACCAACTTTACAAGACTTCAGATTTTGATGAAATCTGGCATAGCAATGCTATCGCAAGCAAACCAGATTCCATCTGCTCTATTAACGCTTTTGCAATAA
- a CDS encoding DNA translocase FtsK, translated as MSKTIKFNVRYFQISVLFLYIIVIIFGLLPDSGQFGKYLKNLSGQFGIAFLLFLTLFLVDLKLSRSIKTFFSEISLSALISLCVVFLLGLYEIPFTLWPTNTTPIPKISYKFVPFLKFFFGLQGATTFLVLFLFFFILLKLYYYNKRWPTLKPSLPSFLKKNYQIDKKKDLNKEILETKMDTVPQTEIKNRSLRSLRTEKKYYDLSSQQEKNSKKVFEITKETYDLPDLSLFKPPVLTKSSLDHSKVKEKLIKVFFDFGIEIKVTSFYEGPTLLFYEISLPPGTKLQKVISLADEVALGLATSSVRIDGPIPGRGTLGIEIPKSKRTSVRLSEILTDKSVRDNPSKLLVALGKDVLGNSVVADIFELSHTLIAGATGAGKSVCVNSILMSLLARNTPRDLELLLIDPKRVELSLYEGIPHLRTPIIVNAKDAAKLLKVYALNEMEKRYDLFAKRGVRNLQTFNERFPEEKLPYIIIIIDEFADLMKLASQEVEEVVFRLAQMARATGIYLILATQRPSVDVITGTIKANIPSRIAFAVSSSVDSRTILDFGGAEKLLGRGDMLYYPQGVLKPIRVQGCLVDDEEIKALVDHWRRYPSIHKNPLEIEENHEEVDLELDDLFDEAKEIVISTRRASTTYLQTRLKIGFSRAARIMEQLEKKGIVSAPKGNSGTRDVIVDK; from the coding sequence ATGAGCAAGACTATTAAGTTTAATGTTAGATATTTTCAGATATCTGTACTCTTTTTATACATTATTGTCATTATTTTTGGCTTATTACCCGATAGCGGTCAGTTTGGAAAATATCTTAAAAATTTGTCAGGTCAATTTGGCATTGCCTTTCTTCTATTTCTGACGCTATTTTTAGTTGATTTAAAGCTTAGCCGAAGTATAAAGACCTTTTTTTCTGAGATTAGCCTTTCTGCACTAATATCCTTATGTGTTGTTTTTTTATTAGGTCTGTATGAAATACCATTTACCTTGTGGCCTACAAATACAACTCCAATCCCAAAAATCTCTTATAAGTTTGTTCCATTTTTAAAATTCTTTTTTGGGCTACAAGGAGCTACAACCTTTTTAGTGCTCTTTTTGTTCTTTTTCATTCTGCTAAAGCTTTACTACTATAACAAAAGATGGCCTACTTTAAAGCCATCTTTGCCAAGTTTTTTAAAAAAAAATTATCAAATAGATAAAAAAAAAGATTTAAACAAAGAGATTCTTGAAACAAAAATGGATACTGTCCCTCAAACTGAGATTAAAAATCGGTCGTTGAGATCGTTAAGAACAGAAAAAAAATATTATGATTTAAGTTCTCAACAAGAGAAAAATAGCAAAAAGGTTTTTGAAATTACCAAGGAGACTTATGATTTGCCAGATTTATCTCTATTTAAACCCCCTGTTTTAACCAAATCAAGTCTTGATCACTCAAAAGTGAAAGAGAAATTAATAAAAGTTTTTTTTGATTTTGGCATAGAGATTAAAGTAACAAGCTTTTATGAAGGTCCAACTCTTCTCTTTTACGAGATTTCTCTTCCTCCTGGCACAAAACTTCAAAAGGTAATATCCCTTGCTGATGAGGTTGCATTAGGTTTGGCTACAAGCTCTGTTAGAATTGACGGTCCAATTCCAGGTAGGGGCACTCTTGGAATAGAGATTCCTAAAAGCAAGAGGACTTCTGTAAGGTTGTCTGAAATTTTGACAGACAAAAGCGTGAGAGACAATCCATCAAAGCTCTTGGTAGCACTTGGCAAAGATGTTCTTGGAAATAGCGTTGTTGCGGATATATTTGAGCTTTCTCATACTCTTATTGCAGGTGCAACAGGTGCGGGCAAATCAGTTTGTGTGAATTCAATATTAATGAGCTTGCTTGCAAGAAATACGCCCAGAGATCTCGAACTTCTTCTGATAGATCCAAAGAGAGTAGAGCTTTCTTTATATGAAGGAATACCTCATCTTAGAACTCCTATAATAGTAAATGCAAAGGATGCGGCCAAGCTTCTTAAAGTATATGCTTTAAACGAGATGGAAAAGAGATATGATCTGTTTGCAAAAAGAGGCGTTAGAAACCTTCAGACGTTTAACGAAAGATTTCCTGAAGAGAAGTTGCCATATATTATCATAATAATTGACGAATTTGCCGACCTTATGAAGCTTGCTTCTCAAGAAGTGGAAGAAGTAGTGTTTCGTTTAGCACAGATGGCAAGGGCTACTGGAATTTACCTTATACTCGCCACACAAAGGCCATCTGTTGACGTAATAACTGGCACAATTAAGGCAAACATACCTTCTAGAATTGCTTTTGCAGTTTCAAGTTCTGTAGATTCGAGGACAATTCTAGATTTTGGTGGAGCCGAAAAATTGTTGGGCAGAGGTGACATGCTTTATTATCCACAAGGAGTTCTAAAGCCTATAAGAGTCCAGGGCTGTCTGGTAGACGATGAAGAAATAAAGGCTCTGGTGGATCATTGGAGAAGGTACCCTTCTATACACAAAAATCCTTTGGAAATAGAAGAAAATCATGAAGAGGTCGATCTTGAACTTGACGATTTGTTTGATGAGGCAAAAGAGATTGTGATATCTACCAGAAGGGCTTCTACTACTTATCTCCAAACCAGACTAAAGATTGGATTTTCAAGAGCTGCCAGAATAATGGAACAGCTTGAGAAAAAGGGTATAGTATCAGCTCCGAAGGGAAATTCTGGAACACGGGATGTGATTGTAGATAAGTAA
- the cysC gene encoding adenylyl-sulfate kinase has product MQRTFCLLMTGLPCSGKTTLGKRLYESLVQRGLNVELFDGDKVRESISRDLDFSRFSRIENIIRVAKIARDLMDKGSSCIISMVAPYYEARFKAREIVRTNFVEVFLDAPLEVCEKRDVKGMYKRARMGEIKNFTGIDDVYEVPLNPDIRIRTGVLDIDESLKEIENFLIENSFIVEAVFKN; this is encoded by the coding sequence TTGCAAAGGACCTTTTGTTTGTTAATGACTGGACTCCCTTGTTCCGGCAAGACTACTCTTGGCAAAAGGCTGTACGAGAGCCTTGTTCAGAGAGGTCTAAACGTTGAGTTATTTGATGGGGATAAGGTTAGAGAATCTATCTCAAGGGATTTAGATTTTTCAAGATTTTCAAGGATAGAAAACATAATCAGAGTGGCAAAAATAGCAAGGGATCTTATGGACAAAGGTTCATCTTGCATTATTTCGATGGTTGCGCCCTATTATGAAGCAAGGTTCAAAGCTAGGGAGATTGTGAGGACAAACTTTGTAGAAGTTTTTCTTGATGCACCTCTTGAGGTCTGTGAAAAAAGAGATGTAAAAGGCATGTACAAGAGGGCAAGAATGGGAGAAATAAAAAATTTTACTGGAATAGATGACGTATATGAAGTGCCTCTTAACCCTGACATTAGAATTAGAACAGGTGTCTTAGACATAGATGAAAGTCTTAAAGAGATAGAGAATTTCTTGATAGAGAATTCTTTCATAGTTGAAGCTGTATTCAAGAATTAG
- a CDS encoding flagellar protein FlaG translates to MDASSKSQLSKAVQTQPELIAIQQSQMAVSKIGNNQASNNQAENMLIGQKANPESSNVEINLKSLKSITKSLNNIAKNLDIKSKFEVYEKMKGVYYIKVYNAQTNETISEFPPKKYLDMIASFINGSGNLLIDKKV, encoded by the coding sequence GTGGATGCTAGTAGCAAGAGTCAATTGAGCAAAGCTGTTCAGACACAGCCAGAATTGATAGCTATTCAGCAATCACAGATGGCAGTTAGTAAAATAGGAAACAACCAAGCTTCAAATAATCAGGCTGAAAATATGCTAATTGGTCAGAAAGCAAATCCAGAGTCCAGTAATGTTGAAATAAATCTTAAGAGTCTTAAAAGCATAACAAAGAGCCTAAACAATATAGCAAAAAATCTTGATATAAAGAGTAAATTTGAAGTATACGAAAAGATGAAAGGAGTTTATTATATCAAGGTTTACAACGCACAAACAAATGAAACTATAAGCGAGTTTCCACCAAAAAAGTATCTTGATATGATAGCAAGTTTTATAAATGGCTCTGGAAATTTATTAATAGATAAGAAGGTGTGA